In Clostridium sp. DL-VIII, the following proteins share a genomic window:
- a CDS encoding 50S ribosomal protein L25 has translation MAELKLIKRIKKTNGAKKERREGKIPGVIYGKEIGNEIFEVDESALLKEISTHGEHGVIKFDLEGNKGTAVIKEVQKNSFGNKAIHVDFEEIAANTKMQTEVLIKIVGKGLLESRSLILQTQRDLVKVSCKAKDLPKDVELDVSNGQAGTVYTFKNLQFAKSIEIVDDLATVIGSISQEEKREPEVEE, from the coding sequence ATGGCAGAATTAAAATTAATTAAAAGAATAAAGAAAACTAACGGAGCTAAAAAGGAAAGAAGAGAAGGCAAGATTCCAGGAGTAATTTATGGAAAAGAAATAGGAAACGAAATTTTTGAAGTAGATGAATCAGCATTGTTAAAAGAAATTTCCACTCATGGAGAACACGGAGTAATAAAGTTTGACCTTGAAGGAAATAAGGGAACAGCTGTAATTAAAGAAGTTCAAAAGAACTCATTTGGAAATAAAGCCATTCATGTAGATTTTGAAGAAATAGCAGCTAATACTAAAATGCAGACTGAAGTATTAATAAAAATTGTTGGTAAAGGACTTTTGGAAAGCAGAAGTTTGATTTTGCAAACTCAAAGAGATTTAGTTAAGGTATCTTGCAAAGCAAAGGATTTACCAAAGGACGTTGAATTAGATGTTTCTAATGGGCAAGCAGGAACAGTTTATACATTTAAAAATCTACAATTTGCAAAGAGTATTGAAATTGTAGATGATTTAGCAACTGTTATAGGTTCGATAAGTCAAGAAGAAAAAAGAGAACCAGAAGTAGAAGAATAG
- a CDS encoding phospho-sugar mutase produces the protein MNYKEKYNAWINSDLINEETKNELRSISDEKDIEDRFYQDLDFGTGGLRGIIGAGSNRMNIYTVAKATQGFANYLNDSFKDPSVAIAYDSRNMSKEFAKAAALTLCANNVKVYLYENLRPTPVLSFAVRELKCKGGIVITASHNPKIYNGYKVYDEFGGQVTDEKAKKIINCVNSVDDFSKIKNIDENIALEKGVLNYIGEEVDKVYYEKVKGLTIRTDLVKDKASNLKVIYTPIHGSGNVPVRSVLNQLGYSNVKVVKEQEAPDGNFPTASYPNPENPDVFELALKMAETENPDIIFGTDPDCDRIGLVVKNSTGEYKVLTGNQTGLLLTHYMLSSLKETNKLPQNGVVIKTIVTTEGARKIAEDFDVELMDVLTGFKYIGEKIREFEDAGDKTYLFGFEESYGYLAGDFVRDKDAVIAAMLVCEMCLYYKEQGKSLYDALIDLYEKYGYFKETLISLELKGKEGQEKIASCIEALRNEPISNVDDVKIVKRLDYKLSIEEDIINKAKASIDLPKSNVLKYILEDSSYFVVRPSGTEPKMKIYLAVKSSSLENAEKDIAKFKEKVMEIINGKLN, from the coding sequence ATGAACTACAAAGAAAAATATAATGCATGGATTAATTCTGACCTTATTAATGAAGAAACAAAAAATGAATTAAGAAGTATATCTGATGAAAAAGATATTGAAGATAGATTTTACCAAGATTTAGATTTTGGTACTGGTGGACTCAGAGGTATAATAGGAGCTGGAAGCAATAGAATGAATATATACACTGTTGCTAAAGCTACACAAGGCTTTGCTAATTATTTAAATGATAGTTTTAAGGATCCTTCTGTTGCAATTGCATATGATTCAAGAAACATGTCAAAAGAATTTGCAAAAGCTGCCGCACTTACATTATGTGCAAATAATGTTAAAGTATATTTATATGAAAATTTAAGACCAACACCAGTATTATCTTTTGCAGTTAGAGAATTGAAATGCAAGGGTGGTATTGTAATAACTGCATCTCATAATCCTAAAATATATAATGGTTACAAAGTGTACGATGAGTTCGGTGGACAAGTAACGGATGAAAAAGCAAAGAAAATAATTAATTGTGTTAATTCAGTGGATGACTTCTCAAAAATAAAGAATATTGATGAGAATATTGCTTTAGAAAAAGGAGTACTAAATTATATTGGAGAAGAAGTAGATAAAGTATATTATGAAAAAGTTAAAGGCTTAACCATAAGAACAGATTTAGTTAAAGATAAAGCAAGTAATTTAAAGGTTATATATACTCCAATTCATGGTTCTGGAAATGTGCCAGTAAGAAGCGTATTAAATCAGTTAGGTTATAGTAATGTTAAAGTTGTTAAGGAGCAAGAGGCTCCAGATGGAAACTTTCCAACAGCATCATATCCTAATCCAGAGAATCCAGACGTATTTGAATTAGCTTTAAAAATGGCTGAGACAGAAAATCCAGATATAATATTTGGAACTGATCCAGATTGTGATAGAATTGGTCTTGTCGTTAAGAACAGTACTGGAGAATATAAAGTGTTAACAGGTAATCAAACAGGGTTACTTTTAACTCATTATATGTTAAGCTCATTAAAAGAAACTAATAAGTTACCACAAAATGGTGTCGTAATAAAAACAATTGTAACAACAGAAGGTGCTAGAAAGATAGCAGAAGATTTTGATGTTGAACTTATGGATGTGTTAACAGGGTTTAAATATATTGGAGAGAAAATAAGAGAATTTGAAGATGCAGGAGACAAAACTTATTTGTTTGGATTTGAAGAAAGTTATGGATATCTTGCAGGAGATTTCGTACGTGATAAGGATGCAGTAATAGCAGCTATGCTAGTATGTGAAATGTGCCTTTATTATAAAGAACAAGGAAAGAGCCTTTATGATGCATTAATAGACTTATATGAAAAATATGGATATTTCAAAGAAACTCTTATATCTTTAGAATTAAAAGGAAAAGAAGGACAGGAGAAAATAGCCAGCTGTATAGAAGCCTTAAGAAATGAACCAATAAGTAATGTTGACGATGTTAAAATCGTTAAGAGGTTAGATTACAAATTAAGTATTGAGGAAGATATTATAAATAAGGCTAAAGCATCTATTGACTTACCTAAGTCTAATGTATTAAAGTACATTTTAGAGGATAGTTCATATTTTGTAGTAAGACCATCAGGAACAGAGCCAAAGATGAAAATTTATTTAGCAGTAAAGAGCAGCAGTTTAGAAAATGCTGAAAAAGATATTGCGAAATTTAAAGAAAAAGTAATGGAAATAATTAATGGAAAGTTAAACTAA
- a CDS encoding tetratricopeptide repeat protein, giving the protein MSNYKTMYKDKLSELLFLEVNKEGFKKSLGIPDYVAFENNDLYLPISSEYVVANAENQMKLSNLPIYYFVEGIFIVFGADKNIRYNEDYGTVLSYVPDCEECVKSLIADRIKKDRLEDAYILLKGLYVYTREEEILTKLLAVGETIREKDSGFEEILLEDIDECKEKFEKSPEPYLYNALILKDKGDYKGSEVEINEYINKGGKKTAEIQQIISDISNVSHFEKAVEYVKDDPKKAIELLLPLTEEFKENPLIYYYLGVSYRRIESYHKAIHYLSESLSLESGSLEVVNELGMSYACIGEYEEAIKYFRKAFDASKEVEICTNIVMCYINLGDTEQAKLNLDIAKKLAPEDEIVIEIDQMLNRSVK; this is encoded by the coding sequence ATGAGTAATTATAAGACAATGTATAAAGATAAGTTAAGTGAATTATTGTTTTTAGAAGTTAATAAGGAAGGATTTAAGAAAAGTCTTGGTATTCCAGATTATGTAGCGTTTGAAAATAATGATTTATATCTGCCTATAAGTTCAGAATATGTTGTAGCTAATGCTGAGAATCAAATGAAACTTAGTAATTTACCAATATATTATTTCGTTGAAGGAATTTTTATTGTCTTTGGTGCAGATAAGAATATTAGATATAACGAGGACTATGGGACAGTTCTATCATATGTTCCAGATTGCGAAGAATGTGTAAAGAGTCTTATAGCAGATAGGATAAAAAAAGATAGGCTTGAAGATGCTTATATTTTATTAAAGGGGCTTTATGTATATACCAGAGAAGAAGAAATACTTACAAAGCTATTAGCTGTAGGTGAAACTATAAGAGAAAAAGACTCAGGCTTTGAGGAAATATTACTTGAAGATATTGATGAATGTAAAGAAAAATTTGAAAAATCTCCAGAGCCATATCTTTATAATGCTTTAATACTTAAAGATAAAGGTGATTATAAGGGCTCAGAAGTGGAAATAAATGAGTATATAAACAAGGGAGGAAAGAAGACAGCTGAAATTCAACAAATTATAAGTGATATTAGTAATGTAAGTCACTTTGAAAAAGCTGTTGAGTATGTAAAAGATGATCCTAAGAAAGCCATTGAATTATTATTACCGTTAACCGAAGAATTTAAAGAAAATCCATTGATTTATTATTATTTAGGAGTTTCATATAGAAGAATTGAAAGTTATCACAAAGCTATACATTATTTAAGTGAAAGCTTATCACTTGAATCGGGAAGTCTTGAAGTAGTTAATGAACTTGGTATGAGTTATGCATGCATAGGAGAATATGAAGAGGCGATAAAATATTTTAGGAAAGCCTTTGATGCATCAAAAGAAGTTGAGATATGTACGAATATAGTAATGTGCTATATAAATTTAGGAGATACGGAGCAGGCAAAATTGAATCTTGATATTGCTAAGAAATTAGCACCAGAAGATGAAATAGTTATAGAAATAGATCAAATGCTAAATAGAAGTGTAAAATAA
- a CDS encoding WecB/TagA/CpsF family glycosyltransferase produces MFTEILGFKIFKEDKKTLMNYIENFNKVNIISGNPEVLFNGLNNDTLRENFKDEGSVIIPDGVGTVVASKLVKNPVKEKIAGIDVVKEVLVKANKEKKSIYLLGAKEETVNKCAENIMLEFPDLKIAGFHNGFFDLNNCDDLIDEISSCNPWAIFVAMGSPRQEIFIKKVMDKTSTHIFMGVGGVFDIFAGELKRAPKWMIALGMEWLYRVVKEPVRIKRLSAIPKFLLLASFRYHNNTKKNSKL; encoded by the coding sequence ATGTTTACAGAAATACTTGGTTTTAAAATTTTTAAAGAAGATAAAAAAACTTTAATGAATTATATAGAGAATTTTAATAAAGTAAATATAATATCTGGAAACCCAGAAGTATTATTTAATGGATTAAATAATGATACCCTTAGGGAAAATTTTAAGGATGAGGGTTCAGTTATAATTCCAGATGGAGTTGGAACTGTTGTTGCATCAAAGCTAGTAAAAAATCCGGTTAAAGAAAAGATTGCAGGAATCGATGTTGTAAAAGAAGTTTTAGTTAAAGCAAATAAAGAAAAAAAGTCAATTTATTTATTAGGTGCAAAGGAAGAAACTGTGAATAAATGTGCAGAGAATATAATGCTTGAATTTCCTGATTTAAAAATTGCAGGTTTCCATAATGGATTTTTTGATTTAAATAATTGTGATGATTTAATAGATGAAATAAGCAGTTGTAATCCTTGGGCTATATTTGTGGCAATGGGATCACCGAGGCAGGAGATTTTCATAAAAAAGGTTATGGACAAAACTAGTACTCATATATTCATGGGGGTAGGTGGAGTTTTTGATATATTTGCAGGGGAACTTAAAAGAGCACCAAAATGGATGATAGCATTAGGCATGGAGTGGCTGTATAGGGTAGTAAAAGAACCAGTTAGAATAAAAAGACTATCTGCTATACCAAAGTTTTTATTATTAGCTTCTTTCAGATATCATAATAATACAAAGAAAAATTCTAAATTATAG
- the murJ gene encoding murein biosynthesis integral membrane protein MurJ, which translates to MKQRSTLIKSTFIIMIVSLISRFLGFIRDMLIANNFGAGVYTDAYNIAVSIPETIFTLVGLAISTAFLPMLSKIRARKGQEEMYDFANNVINILFIISFILFIITSIFSKEIVDIFKFSEETRTIATGLLKITLINILFLSINACFTALLQVNEDFVIPSILGLFFNLPMILYLLLFKNYDILGLTIANVIGNFFRVAVQVPSLISHGYKYKFFISLKDNRLKEIIILIIPVLIGAGANSLNMVVDKYIASSLSAGSVSALDYAQKLIIFINTIITTSVTSVVYPLMANMRNNEDKTGFLTMLKKSIVYLAILLIPITIGIAIFSKEIVEIVYGRGKFDEYAVHITSFALLGYGFGIFFTGIRDVLNSTLFTMGKTKITAMNGVIGVIINIIFCVILSRYMGIMGIALASVIAMIVTAILLSRSIIKIEKGFIITDIIKKISLITLNSFIMGIVIISIAIYFRGKFNSLTLLLLGVSIGIIVYFILCYLFKIEEVIEMKNLVLKKIRR; encoded by the coding sequence ATGAAACAAAGAAGTACCTTAATTAAATCTACATTTATAATAATGATAGTATCGCTAATAAGTAGATTTTTAGGTTTTATTCGTGATATGCTTATTGCAAATAATTTTGGTGCTGGAGTTTATACAGATGCCTATAATATTGCTGTATCTATACCAGAAACAATATTTACTTTAGTTGGACTTGCAATATCAACTGCATTCTTGCCTATGCTAAGTAAAATAAGAGCTAGAAAAGGCCAAGAAGAAATGTATGACTTTGCAAATAACGTAATAAATATACTGTTCATTATTTCCTTTATTCTTTTTATTATAACGAGCATTTTTTCGAAGGAAATAGTTGATATATTTAAATTTTCAGAAGAAACGAGAACTATAGCTACAGGTTTATTAAAAATCACCCTTATTAATATTTTATTTTTATCTATTAATGCATGTTTTACAGCATTATTACAAGTAAATGAAGATTTTGTCATTCCATCCATTTTAGGTTTGTTTTTTAATTTACCTATGATATTATATTTATTATTATTTAAAAATTACGATATTTTAGGACTGACAATTGCTAATGTTATAGGAAATTTCTTTAGAGTTGCAGTTCAGGTACCTTCGTTGATATCTCATGGATATAAATATAAATTTTTCATTAGCCTTAAGGATAATAGATTGAAAGAAATTATAATATTAATAATACCAGTGCTTATTGGAGCAGGTGCAAACTCCCTTAATATGGTTGTTGATAAGTATATTGCTTCAAGTTTATCAGCTGGATCGGTTTCTGCCTTAGATTATGCACAGAAACTAATCATATTTATAAATACAATAATTACTACATCCGTTACAAGCGTGGTATATCCGCTTATGGCTAATATGAGAAATAATGAGGATAAGACTGGCTTTTTAACAATGTTAAAAAAGTCAATTGTATATTTAGCAATTTTATTAATTCCTATAACTATTGGAATTGCAATATTTAGTAAGGAAATTGTTGAAATTGTATATGGAAGAGGAAAATTTGATGAATACGCAGTACATATTACAAGTTTTGCACTTCTCGGATATGGCTTTGGAATATTTTTTACAGGAATAAGAGATGTTCTAAATTCAACTCTATTTACTATGGGAAAAACAAAAATTACAGCCATGAATGGTGTTATAGGAGTTATTATAAACATAATTTTTTGTGTGATTTTATCTAGGTATATGGGTATAATGGGGATTGCATTAGCATCCGTTATAGCTATGATAGTGACAGCAATACTTTTAAGCAGAAGTATTATAAAAATAGAAAAAGGTTTCATTATAACAGATATAATAAAGAAAATAAGTTTAATAACTTTAAATTCATTTATTATGGGAATTGTAATTATAAGTATTGCAATTTATTTTAGGGGGAAATTTAATTCATTAACTCTTTT